Proteins encoded together in one Acanthopagrus latus isolate v.2019 chromosome 19, fAcaLat1.1, whole genome shotgun sequence window:
- the LOC119009154 gene encoding fat storage-inducing transmembrane protein 1, which produces MDLKTENPSNGPTPEINLEKLCKIAAELILPGKFILRLLNAVLVFVTNILARVFGSSLVRGHFHLMLSGLVLFGPVLSFWVSKYSIFANKNNFLYRKFLKSTWGWTCTFTGSFVVLLSMSARHSISLSLRHLSRVGLVGLLWWGCRRLLTLLEDAAGTCYEPVTPAQDIQGAASAAQPLLLLHEDLTKASCLRAKMMWRGYEVSQEVLILCLCCLLLIEEMSVFGDHVAQAKSLQKSPGGPLRFIFLLCVLLLAVWIFLLLCLLAHFPQFPSQQLGGALGYLGWRGLYQGLYRLKSSWSGPGLPGEGLYTTTDIDKKPQ; this is translated from the exons ATGGATCTGAAGACTGAAAACCCCTCCAATGGCCCCACACCAGAGATCAACTTGGAGAAGTTATGCAAGATAGCTGCAGAGCTGATACTGCCGGGAAAGTTCATCCTCAGACTCCTGAATGCTGTGCTGGTGTTTGTCACCAACATACTGGCCAGAGTCTTCGGAAGCAGCCTGGTCAGAGGACATTTCCACCTGATGCTGTctggtttggttctgtttgGCCCTGTGCTGAGCTTCTGGGTGTCAAAGTACAGCATCTTCGCCAATAAGAATAACTTCTTGTACAG GAAGTTCCTGAAGTCCACTTGGGGCTGGACCTGCACCTTCACAGGCTCCTTCGTCGTCCTCCTCTCCATGTCCGCCCGTcactccatctccctctccctccgcCACCTCTCTCGGGTAGGCTTGGTGGGGTTGCTCTGGTGGGGCTGTCGGCGTCTCCTGACCCTGCTGGAGGACGCCGCAGGAACCTGCTACGAACCAGTGACCCCTGCTCAGGATATCCAAGGCGCTGCCTCTGCAGCACAgcccctgctgctcctgcatGAAGACCTAACCAAGGCCTCCTGCCTCAGAGCCAAGATGATGTGGAGAGGTTACGAAGTGTCCCAGGAAGTCCTCATCCTCTGCTTGTGTTGCCTGCTGCTGATCGAGGAGATGTCCGTCTTTGGCGATCACGTGGCTCAAGCAAAGTCTCTGCAGAAGTCGCCTGGAGGCCCTCTGAgattcatcttcctcctgtgtgtgctTCTGCTCGCTGTTTGgatcttcctgctgctgtgtttgctcGCACACTTCCCCCAGTTCCCCTCCCAGCAGCTGGGAGGAGCTCTGGGCTACCTGGGGTGGAGGGGACTCTATCAGGGACTGTACAGACTCAAATCGAGCTGGAGCGGTCCCGGTCTGCCAGGAGAGGGGCTTTATACCACCACAGACATCGATAAAAAGCCCCAGTAG
- the psme1 gene encoding proteasome activator complex subunit 1: MASLGIGVESKKQVDTFCKNLTKEAETLVSSFFPQKIEELQSLLKNSFSCDDLASLKAPLDIPIPDPAKEEAKRKKKEEKEAKEGKKDKDSDKEDEDSGPPCGPIASNERVERLLREVKPQIQTLKEKLNTVSMWVQLQVPKIEDGNNFGVAVQEKVFELMTNTRTKIEAFQTQISKYYSERGDAVAKASKQPHVGDYRQLVHELDQYQYCELRLVVLEICSTYAVLFDIINKNYDKIKKPRGDGKALIY; the protein is encoded by the exons ATGGCTTCTCTGGGTATTGGCGTCGAGTCGAAGAAACAG GTGGACACCTTCTGCAAAAACCTCACCAAGGAG GCAGAAACCCTGGTGTCATCATTCTTCCCTCAGAAGATCGAAGAGCTGCAGAGCTTACTGAAG aacTCTTTCAGCTGCGATGACCTGGCGTCCCTGAAGGCCCCGCTGGACATCCCGATACCAGACCCGGCTAAGGAGGAGGCCAAACgcaagaagaaggaggag AAGGAGGCGAAGGAGGGTAAGAAAGACAAGGACAGCGATAAAGAAGACGAAGATTCAG GGCCGCCCTGTGGTCCCATCGCCAGCAACGAGCGAGTCGAGAGGCTCCTGCGGGAGGTCAAGCCTCAGATCCAGACACTGAAGGAGAAGCTCAACACG GTGTCGATGTGGGTGCAACTCCAGGTCCCTAAAATTGAAGACGGTAACAACTTTGGAGTGGCTGTACAG GAGAAAGTGTTTGAGCTGATGACCAACACACGCACCAAGATCGAGGCATTCCAAACCCAGATTTCAAA ATATTACAGCGAGAGAGGTGACGCTGTGGCCAAAGCCTCCAAACAACCCCATGTG GGAGACTACCGGCAGCTGGTTCATGAGCTGGACCAGTATCAGTACTGCGAGCTCCGCCTTGTGGTCCTGGAGATCTGCAGCACATAT gCGGTGCTGTTTGACATCATTAACAAGAACTATGACAAGATTAAGAAGCCCAGAGGAGATGGCAAAGCTCTCATCTACTGA